Within Micromonospora narathiwatensis, the genomic segment GGAGCGCGCGCTGACCCACCGCTCCTACGCGTACGAGAACGGCGGCCTGCCCACCAACGAGCGGCTGGAGTTCCTGGGCGACTCGGTCCTCGGCGTGGTGATCACCACGGCCCTGTTCCACAACCACCCGGACCTGGCCGAGGGACAGCTCGCCAAGCTGCGCGCCAGCGTGGTCAACATGCGCGCCCTCGCCGACGTGGCGCGTGGCCTCGGTCCGGGCGGGCTGGGCGCGTACCTGCTGCTGGGCAAGGGGGAGGAGACCACCGGCGGCCGGGACAAGGCCAGCATCCTGGCCGACACCCTGGAGGCGCTGCTCGGCGCGATCTACCTCCAGTACGGCCTGGACACCGCGGCCGTCGTGATCCACCGCCTCTTCGACCCGCTGATGGCCGAGTCGGCCGGCCGGGGCGCCGCGCTGGACTGGAAGACCAGCCTCCAGGAGTTGACCGCCGCGCTGGGGCTGGGCGTGCCGGAATACCGGATCGAGGGCACCGGGCCGGACCACCTCAAGACGTTCACCGCCTGGGTGGTGGTGGCCGGCAACCGGTACGGCGGCGCGGAGGGGCGCAGCAAGAAGGAGGCCGAGCAGCGGGCCGCCGAGTCGGCCTGGCGGATGCTGACCGAGCAGGCCGAGCAGGAGCAGGGCGCGCTGACGGCGGGGGACGCCGACGGGGCGACCGCGGACGGCGCGGGCAGCGGATCCACGGCCGACGCGGCCGGTGCGGGTGCCGGCCGTGCCTGAGCTGCCCGAGGTCGAGACGGTCCGGCAGGGCCTGGCCCAGTGGGTCATCGGCCGGACGATCAGTTCCGTCGAGGTACGTCACCCCCGGGCCGTACGCCGGCACCAGCCGGGCGGGGCGCACTTCGCCGACGTGCTGGCCGGCCGGACCATCACCGACGTGCGGCGCCGGGGCAAGTACCTGTGGCTGCCGCTGGACACCGGCGACGCCCTCGTCGGTCACCTCGGCATGTCCGGTCAACTGCTGCTCCAGCCGGTCGGGGCGGCCGACGAGCTGCACCTGCGGGTCCGGTTCCGGTTCGCCGACGACGGCCCGGAGCTGCGCTTCGTCGACCAGCGTACGTTCGGCGGGCTGGCGGTGTCCGAGGGCGGCGCGGAGCTGCCGTCGGAGATCGCGCACATCGCCCGGGACCCGATGGATCCGGAGTTCTCCGACGCCGACTTCGTGGCCGCGCTGCGCCGGCGGCGTACCGAGGTCAAGCGGGCGCTGCTGGACCAGACCCTGGTCTCCGGGATCGGCAACATCTACGCCGACGAGGCGCTGTGGCGGGCGAGGCTGCACGGCGCCCGCCCGACCGACGCGCTCACCGGTCCGGCGGTCGGCCGGCTGCTCGGGCACGTCCGGGACGTGCTCGCCGAGGCGATCAAACAGGGCGGCACCAGCTTCGACGAGCTGTACGTCGACGTCAACGGCGAGAGCGGCTACTTCGACCGGTCGCTCAACGCGTACGGCCGGGAGGGGGAACCCTGCGGGCGGTGCGGTGCGCCGATCCGCCGCGAGGCGTTCATGAACCGTTCGTCGTACAGTTGTCCGCGCTGCCAACCCCGCCCCCGAGGGGCGCTGCGGGGATGACCCTGAGCCGCCTCGGGGTTGCGCCGGTGTGCCTCCCCGGGCGGCTTGCGGCGCGTCCCCCGGCCGTACCCTGAAAGTCCCCTTCTGTCCGGTTGGTTGAGCCGATCCGGACCGACCGGCCGGGACCGGACGGATCGGGGACGAGCCGGGGCCGTTCCCCGATGTCCGGGCATCGCCCGCTCCCTAGCGTCAGCACCGTCGGCACGGGGCCGACGTGTGGAGGGGGAACCCGGGTATGGGCAGGCGACCGGTGACGGTGCGATTGGCGCGGTGGAGTGCGGAGCATCCGTGGCGGGCCATCGCGCTGTGGGTGGTGTT encodes:
- the mutM gene encoding bifunctional DNA-formamidopyrimidine glycosylase/DNA-(apurinic or apyrimidinic site) lyase; the protein is MPELPEVETVRQGLAQWVIGRTISSVEVRHPRAVRRHQPGGAHFADVLAGRTITDVRRRGKYLWLPLDTGDALVGHLGMSGQLLLQPVGAADELHLRVRFRFADDGPELRFVDQRTFGGLAVSEGGAELPSEIAHIARDPMDPEFSDADFVAALRRRRTEVKRALLDQTLVSGIGNIYADEALWRARLHGARPTDALTGPAVGRLLGHVRDVLAEAIKQGGTSFDELYVDVNGESGYFDRSLNAYGREGEPCGRCGAPIRREAFMNRSSYSCPRCQPRPRGALRG
- the rnc gene encoding ribonuclease III; protein product: MTNDKRRRAPVGHLEAAFGVSLDPELLERALTHRSYAYENGGLPTNERLEFLGDSVLGVVITTALFHNHPDLAEGQLAKLRASVVNMRALADVARGLGPGGLGAYLLLGKGEETTGGRDKASILADTLEALLGAIYLQYGLDTAAVVIHRLFDPLMAESAGRGAALDWKTSLQELTAALGLGVPEYRIEGTGPDHLKTFTAWVVVAGNRYGGAEGRSKKEAEQRAAESAWRMLTEQAEQEQGALTAGDADGATADGAGSGSTADAAGAGAGRA